GATGTGGGGGCGGTGCAATCGGACAGCATGACCCTTGATCGGGCCGCCACCTTGGCGCAGTGGCAGCAGCTGGAGCGCGAGTGGGCGGCAATAGTGGCCGAGGAAGCCGCTTTCGCGCGCGAGCAGGGCGCCTCGCTAGTGCTGGGCGACATTCCGCCGCTGGCGGTCCCCATTGCCGAGGCCGCCGGCGTGCCAGCCTGGCTGATGAGCAACTTTGGCTGGGACTACATCTACCGGCCGTGGGGCGGCGAGTTTGCCCGAGTGGCCGACACCATTGCCGATTGCTACAGCCGCAGCGATCGCCTGTTCCGGCTGCCCATGCACGAGCCCATGGCGGCTTTCCCGGCCGTCACCGATGTGGGGTTGGTGGGGGGCAGCCCGCGCTTTGAGGCTAACCGCGTGCGGGCCGAGCTGGGCATTGAGACGCCCCCCGAGCGCACCGTATTGCTCACCTTTGGCGGGTTGGGGTTGCAGCAGTTGCCCTACGCCAACTTGCGGCGCTTCCCGGACTGGCAGTTCATCACCTTCGACCGCGAGGCACCGCCGCTGCCCAACCTCATGCCGGTTACCGATGCCCCCTACCGCCCGGTCGATCTCATGCCGCTCTGCGGGCGCGTTATCTCCAAGCCGGGCTACAGCACCTTTGCCGAGGCTCTGCGCGTGGGGGTTCCCATCGCCTCGCTCACCCGCGAGGACTTTGCCGAGGGGCCCCTGCTCGTTGAGGGCCTGCGCGATTATGCCTGGCACCAGATCCTGACCCCTGCCGAGTTCCTGCAGGGGGACTGGTCGTTTTTGCACGACTCTCCCCAGCCGCCGCGCCGGGCGCACGCCCTAGCCACAGACGGCACCGAGACCATCGCGCAAGCGGTGATCGCGCACTGCCGGGCCGCGGCTTGAGCTACCTGTCAGCCGGCTTGCTGCACGGCCGCCCGCAGGTCCCGGTGAACTGAGGCCGAGGCAGCCACCAAGACCCCGGGTAGTTGGAAGTTGGGATGGGCGTGCAGCGGCGGCAGGGGCGAACCGTCCAACAGCGTGGCGGTGCAGCCGGCCTCGCGCGCCAAAAAGGTCAGAGCTACCCCGTCAATGAAGTTGGCAGCCGGCAGGACCGCCCCAGCCAGCTCGCCGCTCAGGATGCCGTTGAAGTTAGGAATTTGCACTTGGGACGAGTAGGACGTTGCAACGTCAATCAGCCGGTACTTGGCCTGCAGGGCCGGTGCGAGCTTGCCCATCTCCCAACCCAGAAAGATGGCGGGCTCCGGGCGATCGCATGGGAGGGGATGGCAGGACGCCAAGTCCGCATCGAGACTGCCCCAGAAGGCGCTTTCCCCGCGCAGCGCGTAGTAGTAGCAGTTGCGCGCTGGCGAGACGGCCAGAGCAGCTTCGCAGTCGTCCCAGTTGAGGACGC
This genomic window from Cyanobacteria bacterium QS_8_64_29 contains:
- a CDS encoding glycosyl transferase produces the protein MPRSSLYVAITSHGFGHAVRACSVVAAMQQQDPEVYPILATTVPRWLLAAYLPGAFHQRERALDVGAVQSDSMTLDRAATLAQWQQLEREWAAIVAEEAAFAREQGASLVLGDIPPLAVPIAEAAGVPAWLMSNFGWDYIYRPWGGEFARVADTIADCYSRSDRLFRLPMHEPMAAFPAVTDVGLVGGSPRFEANRVRAELGIETPPERTVLLTFGGLGLQQLPYANLRRFPDWQFITFDREAPPLPNLMPVTDAPYRPVDLMPLCGRVISKPGYSTFAEALRVGVPIASLTREDFAEGPLLVEGLRDYAWHQILTPAEFLQGDWSFLHDSPQPPRRAHALATDGTETIAQAVIAHCRAAA
- a CDS encoding inositol-1-monophosphatase yields the protein MPTPRQILAALLPQLRVAAAYARQLQPQIRTLPAKEAGSNWFAAALTDADLAVQNLVEVTLLATFPQLRFYGEERDRSYNTSYFRAPDLGPAGDPLVTLDPIDGTQFYIDGHANYQIVLSVLNWDDCEAALAVSPARNCYYYALRGESAFWGSLDADLASCHPLPCDRPEPAIFLGWEMGKLAPALQAKYRLIDVATSYSSQVQIPNFNGILSGELAGAVLPAANFIDGVALTFLAREAGCTATLLDGSPLPPLHAHPNFQLPGVLVAASASVHRDLRAAVQQAG